DNA from Solanum stenotomum isolate F172 chromosome 3, ASM1918654v1, whole genome shotgun sequence:
acaatctttactaattttataacaatacagaaactatactctctccgtcccatattagatggacacttccaactttacacggtgattaagaaatcattaatacattagaagacttcaccattttgccctttgtttatatcaatgcacattgaaatgagttacaaaaaatacacatacaatataggaatggtcatattaattgtaggggtaaaatggaaaagaattaattaattttatcctaatttaataagtgctcaaataatatgatttttttttttttgtaagattctcatctaatatgggacaaagagagtaacaatataactttattaatgttgggcTCGGGTAGCGCCCGGGCTTTCTTTACTAGTCTATCTATAAAAGGAGAACAACACCCAGTTGTTTCAataatatttcttctattttataaaaactaattgaaatagaaaagaaaatgatttccTTATTTGCAGTTTTTCCATTCTTAATTTTCTTGGCATTTATTGTGCTTTCATccaaaaaatgcaagaaaaatcTTCCTCCATCTCCTCCAAAACTTCCTTTCATCGGAAACTTTCACCAATTGGGGCAACAACCACACCGCTCTCTCCAAAAATTAACGAATGAATATGGCCCAATGATGATGCTTCAGTTCGGCAGCGTCCCTGTATTAATCGCTTCCTCAGCCGAAGCAGCTTCCCAGATCATGAAGACTCAGGATCTGGGTTTTGCTAACAAGCCCAAATCCATTATTCCCAGCAAGCTTTTTTTCGGTCCAAAAGACGTGGCCTTCACTCCATATGGTGATTACTGGAGGAACGCCCGAAGTGTTTGTATGCTTCAGCTTTTGAACAACAAAAGAGTCCAATCCTTTAGCAAAATTAGGGAAGAAGAGACTTCTCTTCTTCTCCGAAAGATTAACGACTCAATTGACAATTCACAAGTTGTTGATTTGACGGATCTGTTTGTGAGCATGACGAATGACGTGCTTTGCAGGGTGGCATTAGGAAGGAAGTATTGTGACGGCGAAGAAgggaaaaaattcaaatcattGGTAATAGAGTTTGTTGAGTTGTTGGGTGTTTTTAACATCGCCGATTACATGCCTTGGCTTGCGTGGGTGAATCGTTTCAACGGATTAAATGCGAAAGTGGACAAAGTAGCTGAGGAgtttagtgcatttttggaagGCGTAATTGAGGAACACAAGGAGAAGATGATCAAAATAGATGACAAAGAGGATGGGTCAGCTGACTTTGTCGATATATTGCTCCAAGTTCAGAAAGAAAACAAGTCGGGTTTTAAAGTTGAGATGGATTCGATTAAAGCTATTATCATGGATATGTTTTCTGCAGGAACAGATACAACCTCCACTCTTTTAGAATGGACAATGAATGAACTCATCAGAAATCCAAACACATTGCGGAAATTAAGAGACGAGGTGAGACAAGTAACTCAAGGGAAGTCGGACGTGACAGAGGACGACTTGGAGCACATGCCTTATTTAACTGCAGTGATGAAAGAGAGTCTACGTCTTCATTCTCCGGTGCCATTGCTTCCTCGGGAAGCAATAAAGGACACCAAAGTATTGGGCTACGACGTGGCTGCTGGAACTCAAGTCTTTGTTTGTCCTTGGGCTATCTCTAGGGACCCGACCATATGGGAAAATCCAGAGGAGTTTCAACCAGAAAGGTTTTTGGATAGTTGTGTAGATTACAAAGGgttaaattttgagttaattcCATTTGGTGCGGGTAGAAGAGGTTGTCCTGGAATCACATTCGCTAAGGTTGTGAATGAATTGGCATTGGCAAGAATGTTGTTTCATTTTGAATTCTCGTTACCAAATGGAGTAAAAGCGGAAGACTTGGATGTGGATGAAGCTCTTGGAATTACAGTCAGACGAAAGTTCCCTCTCTTAGTCGTTGCAACTCCACGCATttgatttcttatattttatgtaGCAATGCCTTTGGAAGTTGTCTTTCATCTTGAGATTTTAGCATGATACTACTGCAAGGTGGGCTGCCTCCAACATACACCAGGCAaataatgtttctttttttcttttgtcttttcaaAATTGTTAAATATATTTCCCAAGTATCTTTGTTCattagattaatgtatcaatatatttgataaatatgaaTCAGTATTAACGAACGAGGTGAGACCTTATTTTGAGCTTATCTATTTCTCCATTTGGCCACACTTCCAGAGttgtttttaatttaaagaGATCTTCGTTTGTACTTAGAGTCCTGTCAAGTTGAAGggaaaataaactaacaaaattACATTTACTATACTTCTTCCCCTGTTTCAGTTTATTACTTTTCTTTTAGTCCGTTTAAAAAACGTTGTCTTTTTATGtctttaatatttcttttggtttcaatttttccacgtgacatgtttagaTAACAAGatcaaaagatattttaatatattctacATATCCTACCGAACAAACAGATTGGATTCTATTTATTGTGATCATCATCATGTAGTTCTTTACCGATTACTCAAAATCCAAGAAAGCATTGACTCCTTCTCCATAGAATTGAAACTTCCAATGAAACAACTTTCCATGACAGAGTAGTTTATTTATAAAGGTAACATGGAGATATTCAATTTATCAATGCGACATCTTAGTATATTCCGATATCTTATTTATGGACTATGATTTGCTTATTTGGCAAGATTGTATAAGAATTGAGGAATTTTGATAAATTCACAACTTGTGGATTttcatgtttatgagaaaaaaatactactttagaaaaattcaaattccatATCCAAACAAAATATCAACTTCGGATCAATCATTGATTTCAAATCATGTCTAAACGGGGCCTAAAAATAGATTTGTGTTTTTTGTGTCCCCTTTAGTTAGTGTGGTTGAAGCTTCTTTGAATAAGTGCTCATACTCATCAATAATTGGGTTTCCTCTTCAAAGGGATTCATTGAAAGCTATGTAACATCAGCTTCTTTCACAATATTTATTCCCTCCTTGGCGTGTTTTGTTAGTATAATTTTGAACATAAACATATTGTTTCAGTTAAAAATTTAGTGACTAATTAGAATATCACTCCATTATTCCTCCACATACATCAGCATAACAATCTTAGTTTGTTTGCGTAGAATATATTTGCTACTGGTACGGATACAACATATACAACTCTAGAGTGGATAATGGCAGAGCTTTTGAGACATCCAAGAGCCATGGAAACATTACTGAATGAAGTGCGAGGATTAGCCCAAGGAAAAACAGAGATAACGGAGGATGACTTAGGAAATATGCACTATCTTAAGTCAGTAATCAAAGAGACACTTAGGCTTCATCCACTGCTAGTTCCTCAAGAATCAACAGAAGACATAAAATTACTTGGCTATCAAATACCTGCTAAAACTCAAGTCATTATCAATGCTTGGGCAATCGGAAGAGATCCTTTATCATGGGAAAATTCAGAGGATTACCGACCAGAGAGGTTcttaaatagtaatattaatttcaaaGGATTAAACTTTGACTTGATTCCATTTGAAGCAGGCAGAAGGGGCTGCCCAGGAACTGCTTTTGCTGTTGTGGTAATTGAGGTAGCATTACCAGAAGATTAAAACCGGAGGATTAGGATATGACGGAAGGCAGTGGCATCACTGTTAAAATAAGTCATTAGTGATTAGTGAATGAATTGGTTAGTTACAATAATTAGTTGGTTAATTACATGAGTCTGTTAGAGGTTGTTAGGATGCCATGTGCAGTGATAGAGTTAGTTGATCACATTCTAGATGCTTCTAATATTAGTCTATAAATACATTCTTTCAGTGTGATGTAGCACAATTTTTCTCAAGATGAATAAAATCTTCTCCCTTTTCTTCTGTTTGTTCATTTCTGTTTAGAAGAGTTCTCGAGCTCTAAAATcgacatggtattagagcattcGATCCTAATTGTTTAGGAGCAGTGTTATCGCTTAGATCAGAGAAACGTTAGCTACGTAGTTAGAGAAGCTGGAGATTGCAGTAATGGCGATCACAAAGATAGATCAAAATGATCCTCTGTACATTGGCCATTCAAATACTTCAGGAGCTGTTTTGATTCCCATCAAATTGACAGGTTCAGAGAATTATGGGATCTGGAGTAGGTCAATGAGGATTGCTTTGTTAGGAAAGAGGAAATATGATTTTGTTACAGGTGCTTGCACCAGAGCTCTGTATAAAGATGAATTACATGAGCAATGGGAAACCTGCAACGCAATTTTGCTGTCGTGGTTGATGAACACAGTCAGTGAAGATCTTCTAAGTGGAATCGTTTATGCCACAACAACTTTCTCAGTTTGGGTTGATCTGAAGGAACAATATGATAAGTTGAATCACATGAGAATATATCAGTTGCATAGGGAAATCACGACTCTAACACAAGGTACAAATTCAGTTTCGATATACATTACAAAGCTAAAAACTCTTTGGGGTGAATATGGTGTTGTAGTGCCCAATCCTAGCTGTAACTGTCCCCAATCAAAGGATTATGTTGAACATTTACTACAAATGAGATTGATTCAATTTTTGAGTGGTTTGAATGAGTCTTTTGATCAAGCTCGTAGGCAGATTCTTCTTAAAGGAACCACACCTACCATAAATCAAGCTTATGCTATGATTATGGAGGATGAAATCCAGCAGTCAAACTATGTGGCAAATGTTGTTCACAAACCTGATCCAATGATTGTGTATAAAAATCAAGGAAAGGAATAGTACAAAGGAAGGAAATGTGAGTTTTGTCACTTTATTGGTCACACGAAGGAAAAATGTTACAAGTTGATAGATTATCCTGATGACTGGAAGCATAGGAAGAAGTCCAACAATCTGAAAAACACATCAGGTGACTATGGTAAGCAGTTTCCAACTAACAATGTGAGAAATTCAGCAGGGTCCTCACATTATGCAGGTCAACATTCAACAAACCGCGCTACAGGTGGTACTCTCACTCAGTCACAAGAGATCCTTAAAGAGAATACAACTTTGCAGAAGGGATATGCATTCACTGATCAGGAGTATAAGCAGATCATGGAGATGTTAAACAAAGATGTGAAGGAACCTAAGCAAGTCAATATGACAGATATTGCTACTTGTTTAGTGTCAAATGGTTTTACACAAAATTGGATTGTAGATTCAGGTGCAACTCATCACATTACAGCAAATAAACACTTGTTGACTAAAAGTCATAGTTTAACCAAAACACAGCAGAACCAGGTTCATCTCCCTACAAGTGACAAAGTAGAGATTAGTCATGTTGGTGAGGCATCCATTTTTGATAATGAGAATGTTAAACGTGTCTTGTATGTGCTAGACTTGAAGTTCAACCTGTTATCAGACTCACAAATCACAAGGGAATTGTCTTGTTTTGTGTCCTTTTACCCTAAATTTTGTGTCTTTCAGGACCTCTACAGTGGCAGGGTGAAGGGGACTGGTAAGGAAGAATGAGGACTCTATGTTTTCAGAGGGGACACTACAACAATACACAGACAGAAGTTTATTTGCAGCCCTCACCTAGTCATTGTAGGAGCAACACTACAGGATGTAAACTTGTGGCATAAAAGGCTTGGACATCCTTCCTCTCAAGCTTTAAGACTTTTAAATTTAGTTCACAATAATCATAGTGATAGTCATTGTTCAGTTTGTCCATTAGCTAAGCAACCTAGACTTGTTTTTCCCATCAGTACTTCTAGAGCATCCATGAGCTTTGATGTTGTGCACATGGATCTTTGGGGTCCTTTAAGACTCCTACTATAGACAAGAAACATTACTTTCTAACCATTGTAGATGACCATAGTAGATTTGTATAGGTTTATATGTTGCAATTGAAATCTGAGACTGTTGTTGCTATCAAGATCTTTCTCACAATGGTTAACACTCAATTTGGTTCTCATGTAAAGGTAATCAGGTCAGATAATGTTACTGAGTTTTTTAACTCTCAATGTACAAACTTGTTTAATGATTTAGGCATCCTACATCAAAGTAATTTCCCTCACACatcacaacaaaatggtgtggtaGAGAGGAAGCACAGACATATTCTGAATATAGCCATAGCTATTAGATTTCAGTCATACCTGCCTATTAGGTATTGGGGTTTCTGTATCAAAGCAACAGTCTATTTGATGAATAGATTACCTTCATATGCTATAGATAATGTGAGTCCTTATCAGATGTTATACTCCAAGGCACCAATTTTGTCTCACCTAAGGGTTATAGGCTGTCTTGGTTATACTTAGTATTGCTTAAAGGTGACAAGTTTAGAGAAAGAGCTACCCATGCCATCCTCATAGGCTATTCAGATTTACAGAAGTGTTATATTATGCTGGACATAAAATCAAACAAGATAGCAGTGAGTAGAGATGTGTTTTTTCATGAAGATATATTTCCTTTTGCTCAGACACTGTCACTAAATGAGTTGTTTGCTAGTTCTGATGGTTCCCCTTTATTTCAAGATGATCCTAATATTTGTGTTGAGGTTACTGAGGATCTAAGTGCTGAAGAATGCCACATTTCACTTGTTAATCCTACAGACATGAGGACTGAGACTCAGTCCTCACAACATTTCTCTAATGATAGATCAATACAGACTGATGGAGTATTCTCTCCTTCATCTCCTGTCCTGCCTCCACCTATTGACCCTTCCATAAGAAAGACTTCCAGACCCACTAGAGCACCAGCTTGGCTAAGGATTATGCTACTGTCAGTAACAAGCAGAGTAGTACTAGACACCCCTTGACAAAATTTCTTAGTTATGAGAAATTAACTTCATGTTATAGAAGTTATTTGAGTAAAGTTTTAGACTATATGAAGCCTAAGCACTTCAAACAGGCAGCCAAAGATGAGAGATGGATTAAAGCCATGCAGAAAGAGATTCAGGCTCTTGAAGATAATAAGACTTGGCAGGTGGTTGACTTGCCCCAAGGAATGCATACTGTTGGGTCTAAATGggtgtacaaaattaaatacaaaGCAACTGGTGAAGTGTAAAGGTTTAGGGCTAGGTTAGTAGCAAAGGGGTACATCCAACAAAAAGGTTTGGACTATCATGACACATTTTCTCCTGTGGCTAAAATGGTGACAGTTAGATGTGTAATTGCATTGGCTGTATCTAGAGGCTGGAATTTATATCAGATGGATGTCTATAATGCATTCCTTCAGGGTGATCTGGATGAAGAGGTATATATGGAGATGCCAGAAGGTTTTAAGAAACTAGGAGACACAAGAGTGTGCAAACTTCTCAAGTCTCTATACGGTTTTAAACAAACATCTAAGCAGTGGAATTTGAAACTTACTACTGCCTTATTGGACACTGGCTTTACTCAAAGCACTCATGCTTACTCTCTATTCACTCTAAAGAGAGGTGCAGACATTGTGATTGTGCTTGTTTATGTTAATGACTTACTCATTACAGGCAATAATGAGAAGATGATCACTAAAGCCAAAGACAGTCTTCATCACCAATTCAAACTCAAAGATTTAGGTGACCTCAAATTTTTCTTGGGCATTAAAGTACTAAGGTCCCCTAAGGGTATTATTCTTAATCAGAGAAAGTATCTATTGGAGCTCATTGCTGATGTAGGCCTGACTGGTGCTAAACCTGCCTCTACTCCCCTTGAGACCAATTTAAAGCTCACTTCAGCAGCCCATGATGCAAAAAATAGTATTGTTGGATATGATGGGTGAGGAGCTGGTGGGGATGGGGGCCTGGAGTGGTAGCGGGGATGCGGACAACATGTGGAATAAAGCAGCTAGTTGCATTAGGGAAGTTGCTTCTAAGGTGTTAGGGGTGTCAAGGGGTAAATTTGGAGGCCGTAAAGGAgattggtggtggaatggggaAGTCCAATGTAAAGTGGAAGCGAAGAAGGCTGCATACATAAAATTGGCGGAGTGTGTAGATGAGGAAGAGAAGCGGAAGCTTAAGAAAGTCTATAAGATGACAAAGACAGAAGCTAAGTTAGCTGTTACGAAGGCGAAGACGGCAGCTTTCGAACGCTTGTATGTCGAGCTGGGGGTCAAAGGTGGGGAGAAGAAGTTGTATAGGCTTGCAAAAGCAAGAGAGAGGAAGGCGCGCGATTTGGACCAAGTGAAGTGTATCAAAGATGAGGAAGGCAAAATACTGGTGGAAGAGACCGCCATCAAGCAAAGATGGCGAAGCtattttcacaaacttttaaatgaaaaaggggaAGCAGACATTGTGTTGGGTGATTTGGCACACTCTGAAAGACTTCGGGATTTTGGATACTGTAGGTGCGTTAGGTCCGAGGAGGTTGTACGGGCTATTAATAGGATGAGTAGGGGAAGAGCGACCGGACCCGATGAGATTCCGGTAGAATTTTGGAAGAGCATGGGTAAGGCGGGCATAGAGTGGTTGACCGGGCTGTTTAACGTTATCTTTAAGACAGCAAAAATGCCTGAagaatggaggtggagtacaatggttCCGTTGTATAAAAACAAAGGTGATATCCAAAATTGTAACAACTACAGGGGTATCAAATTGTTGAGCCAtactatgaagatttgggagagagtggtggagatgagggtgagaagAGGGGTGTCCATCTCTGAGAATCAGTTCGGATTCATGCCGGGACGTTCGACCaccgaagccattcatcttatgcgtagactggtagaaaaatatagagaaaggaagagagacctgcatatggtgttcattgacctgGAAAAGGCTtatgacaaagtaccgaggaatgttctctggaggtgcttggagTCTAAAGGAGTCCCGATGATGtatattagggcgataaaggacatgtacggtggagccaagactcgggttagaacAGTTGGAGGAGACTCAGAACATTTCTCAGTTGAGATGGGGCTGCACCAGGGATCAGTCCTAAGCCCTTTcctatttgctttggtgatggacgagttgacgcggtctattcaggaggaggtcccatggtgtatgttatttgcggatgacatagtactgattgatgagacgcgggacGGAGTTAATGCGAGGTTGGAGGTATGGAGACAaacgctggagtccaaagggttcaggttgagtaggaccaaaacagaatatttaGGGTGCAAATTCAGTAATGTGGTGGATGAGACAGATGTGGATGTGAGACTTGCCGCACAAATCATTCCTAAGaaggaaagttttaagtatcttggggctGTAATCCAAGGGAGTGGTGACATCGACGATGATGTTACACATCGCATTGGGGCTGCTTGGATGAAgtggaggcttgcctctggagtattgtgtgataagaaaattccaccgaaacttaaaggtaagttttacagagtggtagttagaccggccttgttgtatggagcggagtgttggccagtcaagaacgcACACGTTCataaaatgcatgttgcggagatgaggatgttgagatggatgtgtgggcacactaggagcgacaggattaggaatgaggtta
Protein-coding regions in this window:
- the LOC125860355 gene encoding cytochrome P450 71A6-like — protein: MISLFAVFPFLIFLAFIVLSSKKCKKNLPPSPPKLPFIGNFHQLGQQPHRSLQKLTNEYGPMMMLQFGSVPVLIASSAEAASQIMKTQDLGFANKPKSIIPSKLFFGPKDVAFTPYGDYWRNARSVCMLQLLNNKRVQSFSKIREEETSLLLRKINDSIDNSQVVDLTDLFVSMTNDVLCRVALGRKYCDGEEGKKFKSLVIEFVELLGVFNIADYMPWLAWVNRFNGLNAKVDKVAEEFSAFLEGVIEEHKEKMIKIDDKEDGSADFVDILLQVQKENKSGFKVEMDSIKAIIMDMFSAGTDTTSTLLEWTMNELIRNPNTLRKLRDEVRQVTQGKSDVTEDDLEHMPYLTAVMKESLRLHSPVPLLPREAIKDTKVLGYDVAAGTQVFVCPWAISRDPTIWENPEEFQPERFLDSCVDYKGLNFELIPFGAGRRGCPGITFAKVVNELALARMLFHFEFSLPNGVKAEDLDVDEALGITVRRKFPLLVVATPRI